The Burkholderia cepacia ATCC 25416 genome includes a window with the following:
- a CDS encoding Lrp/AsnC family transcriptional regulator: protein MTDKKMQLDKIDLRILDILRTDGRISYRKLSELVNLTPRPCQARVERLEALGVIEGYRAVIKAPRVTKPIVVIAQIVLADHGRSQAPFEDEMRANPAVLDCWLVSGTFDFLVRLACEDLDEYRRIANVWLESPRFRIEKIVTTAELQAIKRTVV, encoded by the coding sequence ATGACCGACAAGAAGATGCAGCTCGACAAGATCGATCTCCGGATCCTCGACATCCTGCGCACCGACGGGCGCATTTCCTACCGGAAGCTGTCGGAGCTCGTGAACCTCACGCCGCGGCCCTGCCAGGCGCGCGTGGAGCGGCTCGAGGCGCTCGGCGTGATCGAGGGCTACCGTGCGGTGATCAAGGCGCCGCGCGTGACCAAGCCGATCGTCGTGATCGCGCAGATCGTGCTGGCCGACCACGGGCGTTCGCAGGCGCCGTTCGAAGACGAAATGCGTGCGAATCCGGCCGTGCTCGATTGCTGGCTCGTCAGCGGCACGTTCGATTTTCTCGTGCGGCTCGCGTGCGAGGATCTCGACGAGTACCGGCGGATCGCGAACGTGTGGCTGGAAAGCCCGCGATTCCGGATCGAGAAGATCGTGACGACGGCCGAACTGCAGGCGATCAAGCGCACCGTCGTGTGA
- a CDS encoding dimethylarginine dimethylaminohydrolase family protein, whose amino-acid sequence MQFTQAIVRRPAPSCGAGLTTAELGAPDYDKTLTQFHAYCDALRTLGVELTELPPLDAFPDSHFVEDVAVVTPEFAVITRPGAPARRGETVHIEAALAAHRDLLPMQDGRLDGGDVMLVGKRFYVGLTGRTDAEGIAAFEALVSRYGYSVVAVPVGAGLHLKSVVNALGDDTLLVTEALAAHPAFADYRRIAISAADEYAGNTLRVNGTLITPAGYPRVHDAIASLGLPLHVIDTSEFRKMDGGLTCLSLRF is encoded by the coding sequence ATGCAATTCACGCAAGCGATCGTTCGCCGCCCCGCGCCGTCCTGTGGCGCGGGCCTGACTACTGCCGAGCTCGGCGCGCCCGACTACGACAAGACGCTCACGCAGTTTCACGCATACTGCGACGCGCTGCGCACGCTCGGCGTCGAGCTGACCGAACTGCCGCCGCTGGACGCGTTTCCCGATTCGCACTTCGTCGAGGACGTCGCGGTCGTGACACCGGAATTCGCGGTGATCACGCGCCCCGGTGCGCCCGCCCGGCGCGGCGAGACGGTGCACATCGAAGCGGCGCTCGCCGCGCATCGCGACCTGCTGCCGATGCAGGACGGCCGGCTCGACGGCGGCGACGTGATGCTGGTCGGCAAGCGCTTCTACGTCGGCCTGACGGGCCGTACCGACGCCGAAGGCATTGCCGCATTCGAAGCGCTCGTGTCGCGCTACGGCTATTCGGTCGTCGCGGTGCCGGTGGGCGCCGGCCTGCATCTGAAGTCGGTCGTCAACGCGCTCGGCGACGACACGCTGCTCGTGACCGAAGCGCTGGCCGCGCATCCGGCATTCGCCGACTATCGCCGGATCGCGATCTCAGCCGCCGACGAATACGCGGGCAACACGCTGCGCGTGAACGGCACGCTGATCACGCCGGCCGGCTACCCGCGCGTGCACGACGCGATCGCGTCGCTCGGGCTGCCGCTGCACGTGATCGATACGAGCGAGTTCCGCAAGATGGACGGCGGCCTGACCTGCCTGTCGCTGCGGTTCTAG
- a CDS encoding DUF1479 domain-containing protein, whose translation MQLTIDDLPAAIRDAKKGLRADLSGYAATFRELEGDIARQVDAIRRAHAHGHDVIPVVPFADIAGGTVDPRAVAAIRTHGAVVIRRVFDARQARDWNDEIGAYLDANRFTERLDARAEDRYFGNLASGKPQIYGVYWSKPQVVARQSPALTQARVFLNRLWRHADSGRTHFDPDQVPAYADRIRRRPPGSTSLGLSPHVDGGSVERWLGANFRQVYRHVLAGRWRDYDPFDAAFRPDVEEIPSPAVCSMFRTFQGWTALTPQGPGDGTLQLIPVANAMAYVVLRALQDDVADDDLCGARPGRALSIRPEWHALLLDALVPIPHMEPGDAVFWHGDVVHAVEDAHRGSGDSNVMYIAAAPGCAKNDAYLLRQRAAFLRGESPPDFPADHFEVEFDGRGGEGDLSALGRSQMGFGPGA comes from the coding sequence ATGCAATTGACGATTGACGACCTGCCTGCCGCGATTCGCGACGCGAAAAAGGGGCTGCGCGCCGACCTGTCCGGTTATGCGGCCACGTTTCGCGAGCTGGAGGGCGACATCGCGCGGCAGGTCGACGCGATCCGCCGCGCGCATGCGCATGGTCACGACGTGATTCCGGTGGTGCCGTTCGCGGACATCGCGGGCGGGACCGTCGATCCGCGCGCGGTGGCAGCGATCCGCACGCATGGCGCGGTCGTGATTCGTCGCGTATTCGATGCGCGGCAGGCGCGCGACTGGAACGACGAGATCGGCGCGTACCTGGACGCGAACCGCTTCACCGAGCGGCTCGATGCGCGCGCCGAGGATCGCTATTTCGGCAACCTTGCGTCGGGCAAGCCGCAGATCTACGGCGTTTATTGGTCGAAGCCGCAGGTGGTTGCGCGCCAGTCGCCGGCCCTGACGCAGGCGCGCGTGTTCCTGAACCGCCTGTGGCGGCACGCCGACAGCGGGCGTACGCACTTCGATCCCGACCAGGTGCCGGCCTATGCGGACCGGATTCGCCGCCGCCCGCCCGGCTCGACGTCGCTCGGGCTGTCGCCGCATGTCGACGGCGGTTCCGTCGAACGCTGGCTCGGCGCGAACTTCCGCCAGGTCTACCGTCACGTGCTGGCCGGCCGCTGGCGCGATTACGACCCGTTCGATGCGGCGTTCCGTCCGGACGTCGAGGAGATTCCGTCGCCGGCCGTGTGCTCGATGTTCCGCACGTTCCAGGGCTGGACCGCGCTCACGCCGCAGGGGCCGGGAGACGGCACGCTGCAGTTGATCCCGGTTGCGAACGCGATGGCCTATGTCGTGCTGCGCGCGCTGCAGGACGATGTCGCCGACGACGACCTGTGCGGCGCGCGTCCGGGGCGCGCGCTGTCGATCCGGCCCGAATGGCACGCACTGTTGCTCGATGCGCTGGTGCCGATCCCGCACATGGAGCCGGGCGACGCGGTGTTCTGGCATGGCGACGTCGTGCACGCGGTCGAGGATGCGCACCGCGGCAGCGGCGACAGCAACGTGATGTACATCGCGGCCGCGCCCGGTTGCGCGAAGAACGACGCGTACCTGCTGCGCCAGCGGGCCGCGTTCCTGCGCGGCGAGAGCCCGCCCGATTTCCCGGCCGACCATTTCGAGGTCGAATTCGACGGACGGGGCGGGGAGGGCGATCTCTCGGCGCTCGGCCGTTCGCAGATGGGGTTCGGGCCGGGCGCTTAG
- a CDS encoding VOC family protein: MFSHVCVGVSDTSRAYDFYAPLFEELGLRLKFREPDGWTGWMPADADRPLFFFGQPLDGRAPEPGNGHTIAFVAPTRAHVDRCHALALRHGGTCEGPPGLRPDYRRDYYGAYFRDPDGNKLCVVCHRPE, from the coding sequence ATGTTTTCACATGTTTGCGTGGGCGTCAGCGACACCTCACGCGCCTACGATTTCTACGCGCCGCTGTTCGAGGAACTCGGGCTGCGCCTGAAATTCCGCGAGCCGGACGGCTGGACGGGCTGGATGCCGGCCGACGCCGACCGGCCGCTGTTCTTCTTCGGCCAGCCGCTCGACGGCCGCGCGCCCGAACCGGGCAACGGCCACACGATCGCGTTCGTTGCGCCGACGCGCGCGCACGTCGATCGCTGCCACGCGCTCGCGCTGCGCCACGGCGGCACCTGCGAAGGGCCGCCGGGCCTGCGGCCGGACTATCGCCGCGATTACTACGGCGCCTATTTCCGCGATCCGGACGGCAACAAGCTGTGCGTGGTCTGTCATCGTCCCGAGTGA
- a CDS encoding helix-turn-helix domain-containing protein, producing MKPQYEHVTFAPGCSIRVYHRQLARIPFEWHRHPEYELTLTLNSRGRRFIGDHVAHYADDDLVLVPPNLPHTWSSNARIDRDAPEVAVVIWFDGDWVRRLADCCPEYAPLRSLLRRATPGLRFDTDTARAMRARLPHLLDPSPRTRLAAALDTLADLAEAGGEPLATAHAYDRSERTTPRADTAAPEAERLDRVLDAIDRHFHEPLRIDALAAAAHMSERTLQRLFVRHLGESVGRYVQRLRLAHACRHLVGTDWPIATVAARCGIPNAANFNRQFLAARGMTPGAYRQFFVRHGHAPDDDAPALDTRPPSLEHRADPARK from the coding sequence ATGAAACCGCAGTACGAGCACGTGACGTTCGCCCCCGGCTGTTCGATCCGCGTCTACCACCGCCAGCTCGCGCGCATTCCGTTCGAATGGCATCGCCATCCCGAGTACGAACTGACGCTGACGCTCAACAGCCGCGGCCGGCGCTTCATCGGCGATCACGTCGCGCACTACGCAGACGACGACCTGGTGCTCGTGCCGCCCAACCTGCCGCATACCTGGTCGTCGAACGCGCGCATCGATCGCGATGCGCCCGAGGTCGCGGTCGTCATCTGGTTCGACGGCGACTGGGTGCGGCGGCTGGCCGACTGCTGCCCCGAATACGCGCCGCTGCGTTCGCTGCTGCGGCGTGCCACACCGGGCCTGCGCTTCGACACGGACACAGCCCGCGCGATGCGGGCGCGGCTGCCGCACTTGCTCGATCCGTCGCCGCGCACCAGGCTCGCGGCCGCGCTCGACACGCTCGCCGATCTCGCGGAAGCCGGCGGCGAGCCGCTCGCCACCGCGCACGCGTACGACCGGAGCGAACGCACGACACCGCGCGCCGATACGGCCGCCCCCGAAGCGGAGCGCCTCGACCGCGTGCTCGACGCGATCGACCGGCACTTCCACGAACCACTGCGCATCGACGCGCTCGCCGCCGCTGCGCACATGTCCGAACGCACGCTGCAGCGCCTGTTCGTCCGGCATCTCGGCGAAAGCGTCGGGCGCTACGTGCAGCGGCTGCGGCTCGCGCACGCGTGCCGTCATCTCGTCGGCACCGACTGGCCGATCGCGACCGTGGCCGCGCGCTGCGGCATTCCGAATGCCGCGAACTTCAACCGCCAGTTCCTCGCCGCACGCGGGATGACGCCCGGCGCCTACCGGCAGTTCTTCGTGCGGCACGGCCATGCGCCCGATGACGACGCGCCCGCACTCGACACACGCCCGCCGTCGCTGGAGCATCGCGCCGATCCGGCGCGCAAATGA
- the gltA gene encoding citrate synthase, which yields MTPSDVKATLSFSDNSPSVEMPIYKGTMGPDVIDIRKLYGQTGKFTYDPGFMSTAACNSAITYIDGDKGELLYRGYPIDNLAQNADFLESCYLLLKGELPNAAQKKEFVDTVTKHTMVHEQMHFFFRGFRRDAHPMAILVAAVGALSAFYHDSLDINDPRHREVSAIRMIAKLPTLVAMAYKYSIGQPFVYPKNSLSYSANFMHMMFSNPCEEYKVNDVLVRALDRILILHADHEQNASTSTVRLAGSSGANPFACIAAGIACLWGPAHGGANEAALNMLEQIGSPDNIPEFIKQVKDKNSGVKLMGFGHRVYKNYDPRAKLMRETCYEVLNELGLHDDPLFKLAMQLEKIALEDEYFVSRKLYPNVDFYSGIVQRALGIPTSMFTCIFSMARTVGWIAQWNEMIGDPEQKIGRPRQLFIGDTPREAKPLNAR from the coding sequence ATGACTCCGTCTGATGTTAAAGCCACGCTATCGTTCAGCGACAACTCTCCGAGCGTCGAAATGCCGATCTACAAGGGCACGATGGGCCCGGACGTGATCGACATCCGCAAGCTGTACGGCCAGACCGGCAAGTTCACGTACGACCCGGGCTTCATGTCGACGGCAGCTTGTAATTCGGCGATCACGTACATCGACGGCGACAAGGGCGAGCTGCTGTACCGCGGCTACCCGATCGACAACCTCGCGCAAAACGCGGACTTCCTCGAAAGCTGCTACCTGCTGCTGAAGGGTGAGCTGCCGAACGCAGCGCAGAAGAAGGAATTCGTCGACACCGTCACGAAGCACACGATGGTGCACGAGCAGATGCACTTCTTCTTCCGTGGCTTCCGCCGCGACGCGCACCCGATGGCGATCCTGGTCGCCGCAGTCGGCGCGCTGTCGGCGTTCTACCACGACTCGCTCGACATCAACGATCCGCGTCACCGTGAAGTGTCGGCGATCCGCATGATCGCGAAGCTGCCGACGCTCGTCGCGATGGCCTACAAGTACAGCATCGGCCAGCCGTTTGTGTATCCGAAGAACTCGCTGTCGTACAGCGCGAACTTCATGCACATGATGTTCTCGAACCCGTGCGAAGAGTACAAGGTCAACGACGTGCTCGTCCGCGCACTCGACCGTATCCTGATCCTGCACGCCGACCACGAGCAGAACGCATCGACGTCGACCGTCCGCCTGGCCGGCTCGTCGGGCGCGAACCCGTTCGCATGTATCGCGGCCGGTATCGCGTGTCTGTGGGGCCCGGCGCACGGTGGTGCGAACGAAGCCGCGCTGAACATGCTCGAGCAGATCGGTTCGCCGGACAACATCCCCGAATTCATCAAGCAGGTGAAGGACAAGAATTCGGGCGTGAAGCTGATGGGCTTCGGTCACCGCGTGTACAAGAACTACGACCCGCGTGCGAAGCTGATGCGCGAAACGTGCTACGAAGTGCTGAACGAACTGGGCCTGCACGACGACCCGCTGTTCAAGCTCGCGATGCAGCTCGAGAAGATCGCACTGGAAGACGAATACTTCGTGTCGCGCAAGCTGTACCCGAACGTCGACTTCTACTCGGGCATCGTTCAGCGCGCGCTGGGCATCCCGACGTCGATGTTCACGTGTATCTTCTCGATGGCACGTACGGTCGGCTGGATCGCACAGTGGAACGAAATGATCGGCGATCCGGAGCAGAAGATCGGCCGTCCGCGTCAGCTGTTCATCGGCGATACGCCGCGCGAAGCGAAGCCGCTCAACGCACGTTAA
- a CDS encoding succinate dehydrogenase assembly factor 2, producing the protein MSDDSHQSDPHRRARLRWRARRGLLENDIVFERFFGRYEHDLTDADVGALSRLLDLSDNDLMDLLLARKEPEGDLDSPDIHRLLEMLRNV; encoded by the coding sequence ATGAGCGACGATTCGCATCAATCCGACCCGCACCGTCGCGCGCGCCTTCGCTGGCGCGCGCGGCGGGGTCTGCTGGAAAACGACATCGTATTCGAGCGTTTCTTCGGCAGATACGAGCATGACCTCACCGATGCAGACGTAGGCGCGTTGTCGCGCCTGCTCGATCTGAGCGACAACGACCTGATGGACTTGCTCCTCGCGCGCAAGGAACCAGAAGGCGACCTAGACAGCCCGGACATTCACCGGCTGTTGGAGATGCTGCGCAACGTGTAA
- a CDS encoding succinate dehydrogenase iron-sulfur subunit, producing the protein MAKRIFEVYRYDPDKDAAPRMQTYELEIQHERMLLDALVKLKALDETLSFRRSCREGVCGSDAMNINGKNGLACLTNLNDLPQKIVLRPLPGLPVVRDLIVDMTHFFNQYHSIKPYLINDAPPPEKERLQSPEERDELDGVYECILCASCSTSCPSFWWNPDKFVGPAGLLQAYRFIADSRDTATGERLDNLEDPYRLFRCHTIMNCVDVCPKGLNPTKAIGKIKELMVRRAV; encoded by the coding sequence ATGGCAAAACGCATTTTTGAAGTCTACCGCTACGATCCGGACAAGGACGCAGCGCCGCGCATGCAGACGTACGAGCTCGAGATCCAGCATGAGCGCATGCTGCTCGACGCACTGGTGAAGCTGAAGGCACTGGACGAGACGCTGTCGTTCCGCCGTTCGTGCCGTGAAGGCGTGTGCGGTTCGGACGCGATGAACATCAACGGCAAGAACGGTCTCGCGTGCCTGACGAACCTGAACGACCTGCCGCAGAAGATCGTGCTGCGTCCGCTGCCGGGCCTGCCCGTCGTGCGCGACCTGATCGTCGACATGACGCACTTCTTCAACCAGTACCACTCGATCAAGCCGTACCTGATCAACGACGCGCCGCCGCCGGAGAAGGAACGCCTCCAGTCGCCGGAAGAACGCGACGAGCTCGACGGCGTGTACGAGTGCATTCTGTGCGCGAGCTGCTCGACGTCGTGCCCGAGCTTCTGGTGGAACCCGGACAAGTTCGTCGGCCCGGCCGGCCTGCTGCAGGCTTACCGCTTCATCGCGGACAGCCGCGACACCGCTACCGGCGAGCGTCTCGACAACCTGGAAGACCCGTACCGTCTGTTCCGTTGCCACACGATCATGAACTGCGTCGACGTTTGCCCGAAGGGCCTGAACCCGACGAAGGCGATCGGCAAGATCAAGGAACTGATGGTCCGCCGCGCGGTTTAA
- the sdhA gene encoding succinate dehydrogenase flavoprotein subunit — protein sequence MAAIKTNLPRRKFDVVIVGAGGSGLRAALQLSRAGLSVGVLSKVFPTRSHTVAAQGGIGASLGNMSEDNWHFHFYDTIKGSDWLGDQDAIEFMCREAPNVVYELEHFGMPFDRNADGTIYQRPFGGHTANYGEKPVQRACAAADRTGHALLHTLYQQNVEAKTQFFVEWMALDLIRDADGDVLGVTALEMETGDVYIMEGKTTLFATGGAGRIFAASTNAFINTGDGLGMAARSGIALQDMEFWQFHPTGVAGAGVLITEGVRGEGGILRNANGERFMERYAPTLKDLAPRDFVSRSMDQEIKEGRGVGPNKDHVLLDLSHIGAETIMKRLPSIREIALKFANVDAIKEPIPVVPTIHYQMGGIPTNIHGQVVGTSRGHKDPVNGFYAVGECSCVSVHGANRLGTNSLLDLVVFGRAAGNHIVEHVKNQKEHKPLPADAGEFSLARLAKLDKSTSGEYTQDVANDIRSTMQKHAGVFRTSELLKEGVDQMAGLKARVENIHLKDKSKVFNTARVEALELENLIEVARATMVSAEARKESRGAHAHSDYEHRDDENWLRHTLWYSEGDRLDYKPVQMKPLTVDSVPPKPRTF from the coding sequence ATGGCTGCAATCAAAACTAATCTCCCGCGCCGCAAGTTTGACGTCGTGATCGTCGGCGCGGGCGGCTCCGGCTTGCGCGCGGCGCTGCAACTGTCGCGCGCGGGCCTGTCGGTCGGCGTGCTGTCGAAGGTGTTCCCGACGCGTTCGCACACGGTGGCCGCGCAGGGCGGTATCGGTGCGTCGCTCGGCAACATGAGCGAAGACAACTGGCACTTCCACTTCTACGACACGATCAAGGGCTCCGACTGGCTCGGCGACCAGGACGCGATCGAGTTCATGTGCCGTGAAGCGCCGAACGTCGTGTACGAACTCGAGCACTTCGGCATGCCGTTCGACCGCAACGCGGACGGCACGATCTACCAGCGCCCGTTCGGCGGCCACACCGCGAACTACGGCGAGAAGCCGGTCCAGCGCGCATGCGCGGCCGCCGACCGTACCGGTCACGCGCTGCTGCACACGCTGTACCAGCAGAACGTCGAAGCGAAGACGCAGTTCTTCGTCGAATGGATGGCGCTCGACCTGATCCGCGACGCGGACGGCGACGTGCTCGGCGTGACGGCCCTCGAGATGGAGACGGGCGACGTCTACATCATGGAAGGCAAGACGACGCTGTTCGCGACGGGCGGCGCAGGCCGGATCTTCGCGGCATCGACCAACGCGTTCATCAATACCGGCGACGGCCTCGGCATGGCTGCGCGTTCGGGCATCGCGCTGCAGGACATGGAGTTCTGGCAGTTCCACCCGACCGGCGTGGCCGGCGCGGGCGTGCTGATCACCGAAGGCGTGCGTGGTGAAGGCGGTATCCTGCGCAACGCGAACGGCGAGCGCTTCATGGAACGCTATGCACCGACGCTGAAGGATCTGGCGCCGCGTGACTTCGTGTCGCGTTCGATGGACCAGGAAATCAAGGAAGGCCGCGGCGTGGGTCCGAACAAGGATCACGTGCTGCTCGACCTGTCGCACATCGGCGCCGAGACGATCATGAAGCGTCTGCCGTCGATCCGCGAAATCGCGCTGAAGTTCGCGAACGTCGACGCGATCAAGGAACCGATCCCGGTCGTCCCGACGATCCACTACCAGATGGGCGGCATCCCGACCAACATCCACGGCCAGGTCGTCGGCACGTCGCGCGGTCACAAGGATCCGGTCAACGGCTTCTACGCAGTGGGCGAATGCTCGTGCGTGTCCGTGCACGGCGCGAACCGCCTCGGCACGAACTCGCTGCTGGACCTCGTGGTGTTCGGCCGTGCGGCCGGCAACCACATCGTCGAGCACGTGAAGAACCAGAAGGAACACAAGCCGCTGCCGGCCGATGCAGGCGAATTCTCGCTGGCGCGCCTGGCGAAGCTGGACAAGTCGACCTCGGGCGAATACACGCAGGACGTCGCGAACGACATCCGTTCGACGATGCAGAAGCACGCAGGCGTGTTCCGCACGTCGGAGCTGCTGAAGGAAGGCGTCGACCAGATGGCCGGCCTGAAGGCGCGCGTGGAAAACATCCACCTGAAGGACAAGTCGAAGGTGTTCAACACCGCGCGCGTCGAAGCGCTCGAGCTGGAGAACCTGATCGAAGTGGCTCGCGCCACGATGGTGTCGGCGGAAGCGCGCAAGGAAAGCCGTGGCGCGCACGCACACAGCGACTACGAACACCGCGACGACGAGAACTGGCTGCGCCACACGCTGTGGTACAGCGAAGGCGATCGCCTCGACTACAAGCCGGTTCAAATGAAGCCGCTGACGGTCGACTCCGTGCCGCCGAAGCCGCGCACGTTCTAA
- the sdhD gene encoding succinate dehydrogenase, hydrophobic membrane anchor protein — protein MAANNRIGSKRLVVGAHYGLRDWLAQRITATIMAVYTVILLVLFFGAHDFSYEGWASIFAAQWMKLATFVMLLSLFYHAWVGVRDIWMDYVKPVGVRLLLQSLTIVWLLACAGYAAQILWRV, from the coding sequence ATGGCAGCCAATAACCGAATCGGCTCGAAGCGCCTCGTCGTCGGCGCACATTACGGCCTGCGCGACTGGCTTGCGCAGCGCATCACCGCCACGATCATGGCGGTCTACACGGTCATTCTGCTCGTCCTGTTCTTCGGCGCGCACGATTTCTCGTACGAAGGCTGGGCATCGATCTTCGCCGCGCAATGGATGAAGCTCGCGACCTTCGTGATGCTGCTTTCCCTCTTCTACCACGCATGGGTCGGCGTGCGCGACATCTGGATGGACTACGTGAAGCCCGTCGGTGTGCGCCTGCTGCTGCAATCGCTGACCATCGTCTGGCTGCTCGCATGTGCGGGCTACGCCGCGCAGATTCTCTGGAGAGTGTAA
- the sdhC gene encoding succinate dehydrogenase, cytochrome b556 subunit: MTDAVRKPRPEYRNIGFADITMKYRMPLAAILSILHRVSGALLFLFLPFLLFLFDQSLTSELSFEVFKAFLSNIIVKLIVLALSWAFFHHFCAGIRHLLMDVNHDAVTKEGGKRTAVVVFVVSIALTIAMALKLFGAF, encoded by the coding sequence ATGACTGATGCAGTAAGAAAGCCGAGGCCGGAATACCGGAACATCGGATTCGCCGATATCACGATGAAATATCGCATGCCGCTGGCGGCGATATTGTCGATTCTCCATCGAGTCAGCGGCGCGCTGCTGTTCTTGTTCCTGCCGTTCCTGCTGTTCCTCTTCGACCAGAGCCTCACGTCCGAGCTCAGCTTCGAAGTCTTCAAGGCTTTCCTCTCCAACATCATCGTCAAGCTGATCGTCCTCGCACTGTCGTGGGCCTTCTTCCACCATTTCTGCGCCGGCATTCGCCACCTGCTGATGGACGTCAACCACGACGCCGTCACGAAGGAAGGCGGCAAGCGGACGGCAGTCGTCGTCTTTGTCGTCTCGATCGCCCTGACGATCGCCATGGCACTCAAACTGTTCGGAGCATTCTAA
- a CDS encoding GntR family transcriptional regulator, translating into MRAMTSNQANTANQTGAGGPGQPGASDPAPSPAAPPSPTFSPLYQQIKSLITQSLESGEWKPGEIIPSEVELAARYKVSQGTVRKAIDELAAENLVVRRQGKGTFVATHNEDRAQFRFLRLLADDGAEHPHVSRLLECRRLRAPAEIARQLDLKPADPVVQVRRLLEFENEVTVLDEIWLPGAMFRGLTFERLSEYKGPLYAMFETEFGTRMIRATEKIRAVAAEPAVADLLHVPAGFPLLSVERVSYTYGDRPVEVRRGWYVTTGYYYQNDLS; encoded by the coding sequence ATGCGCGCCATGACATCGAACCAGGCGAATACCGCGAATCAGACCGGCGCAGGCGGCCCAGGGCAGCCGGGCGCGAGCGATCCCGCACCTTCGCCTGCGGCGCCGCCGTCGCCGACGTTCAGCCCGTTATACCAGCAGATTAAGTCATTGATCACGCAAAGTCTCGAATCCGGTGAATGGAAGCCGGGCGAGATCATCCCGAGCGAGGTGGAGCTCGCGGCCCGCTACAAGGTCAGCCAGGGCACCGTCCGCAAGGCGATCGACGAACTGGCCGCGGAAAACCTCGTGGTCCGGCGGCAGGGCAAGGGTACTTTTGTTGCGACGCACAATGAAGATCGCGCGCAGTTCCGCTTCCTGCGCCTGCTGGCCGACGACGGTGCCGAGCATCCGCACGTGAGCCGCCTGCTCGAATGCCGGCGCCTGCGCGCGCCGGCCGAGATCGCGCGGCAGCTCGACCTGAAGCCGGCCGATCCGGTCGTGCAGGTGCGCCGGCTGCTGGAGTTCGAGAACGAAGTGACGGTGCTCGACGAGATCTGGCTGCCGGGCGCGATGTTCCGCGGGCTCACGTTCGAGCGGCTGAGCGAGTACAAGGGGCCGCTCTACGCGATGTTCGAGACGGAGTTCGGCACGCGAATGATTCGCGCGACGGAGAAGATCCGCGCGGTGGCGGCGGAGCCGGCGGTGGCCGACCTGCTGCACGTGCCGGCGGGTTTTCCGTTGCTGTCGGTCGAGCGCGTGTCCTATACATATGGTGACCGGCCGGTGGAGGTGCGTCGCGGCTGGTATGTCACAACCGGGTACTACTATCAGAATGACTTGAGTTGA